In one Pseudomonas sp. Bout1 genomic region, the following are encoded:
- the mltF gene encoding membrane-bound lytic murein transglycosylase MltF encodes MFSPTALRPRCAKWLFVTGLFLLLSACVDKPNTLERIKEDGVLRVVTRNSPATYFQDRNGETGFEYELVKRFADDLGVKLEIQTADNLDDLFSQIGKPNGPVLAAAGLVSSEQRRQEVRFSHPYLEVTPQIIYRNGQSRPTTAADLVGKKIMVLKGSTHAEQLAALKKQFPGIEYEESDAVEVVDLLRMVDEGQIDLTLVDSNEVAMNQVYFPNVRVAFDLGDASNQAWAVAAGDDNSLLNEVNNYLDKVEKNGTLQRLKDRYYGHVDVLGYVGAYTFAQHLQQRLPKYEKHFRAYAKEEKVDWRLLAAIGYQESLWQPAVTSKTGVRGLMMLTQNTAQAMGVSNRLDAKQSIMGGAKYLAKIKDELDDKIAEPDRTWFALAAYNVGTGHLDDARKLAEKEGLSPNKWLDVKKMLPRLAQKQWYSKTRYGYARGGEPVHFVANIRRYYDILTWVTQPQLEGNQVVEGNLHVPGVDKTKPTEETPQL; translated from the coding sequence ATGTTCTCCCCTACTGCTTTACGCCCGCGATGCGCCAAATGGCTCTTCGTTACCGGTCTCTTCCTGCTGCTCAGCGCCTGTGTGGATAAACCCAACACGCTGGAGCGAATCAAGGAGGATGGCGTATTGCGGGTGGTCACCCGAAACAGCCCGGCCACGTATTTCCAGGACCGTAACGGCGAAACCGGTTTCGAATACGAACTGGTCAAGCGGTTTGCCGACGACCTGGGTGTAAAGCTGGAGATCCAGACCGCCGACAACCTCGACGACCTGTTCTCGCAGATCGGCAAACCCAACGGCCCGGTACTGGCCGCCGCGGGTCTGGTCAGCAGCGAGCAGCGTCGCCAAGAGGTGCGCTTCTCCCATCCATACCTGGAAGTCACCCCGCAGATCATCTATCGCAACGGCCAATCGCGCCCGACCACCGCGGCAGACCTGGTGGGCAAGAAGATCATGGTGCTCAAGGGCAGCACCCACGCCGAGCAACTGGCGGCGCTGAAAAAGCAATTTCCCGGGATTGAATACGAAGAGTCCGACGCCGTTGAGGTGGTCGACCTGCTGCGCATGGTGGACGAAGGCCAGATCGACCTGACCCTGGTGGACTCCAACGAAGTGGCGATGAACCAGGTGTACTTCCCCAACGTACGGGTGGCCTTTGACCTCGGCGACGCCAGTAACCAGGCGTGGGCCGTGGCGGCGGGTGATGACAACAGCCTGCTCAACGAGGTCAACAACTACCTCGACAAGGTTGAAAAGAACGGCACCCTGCAACGCCTGAAAGACCGCTATTACGGGCACGTCGATGTACTGGGTTATGTCGGCGCCTACACCTTTGCCCAGCATCTGCAGCAGCGCCTGCCCAAATACGAGAAACACTTTCGCGCCTACGCCAAGGAAGAAAAGGTCGACTGGCGATTGTTGGCGGCCATCGGTTATCAGGAATCACTCTGGCAACCGGCAGTCACCTCCAAGACCGGCGTACGCGGCCTGATGATGCTGACCCAGAACACCGCGCAGGCCATGGGCGTGTCCAACCGCCTGGACGCCAAGCAGAGCATCATGGGCGGCGCCAAGTACCTGGCCAAGATCAAGGATGAGCTGGACGACAAGATTGCCGAGCCGGACCGCACCTGGTTCGCCCTGGCAGCGTACAACGTCGGCACCGGCCACTTGGATGACGCGCGCAAGCTGGCCGAGAAAGAAGGCCTGAGCCCGAACAAGTGGCTGGACGTGAAAAAGATGCTGCCGCGCCTGGCGCAGAAGCAGTGGTACAGCAAGACGCGTTATGGCTATGCACGGGGCGGTGAGCCGGTGCACTTTGTGGCGAACATCCGGCGTTACTACGACATTCTGACGTGGGTGACGCAGCCCCAGTTGGAAGGCAACCAGGTGGTGGAAGGTAACCTGCATGTGCCGGGTGTGGACAAGACCAAGCCGACGGAAGAAACCCCGCAGCTCTAA